A genomic region of Metopolophium dirhodum isolate CAU chromosome 1, ASM1992520v1, whole genome shotgun sequence contains the following coding sequences:
- the LOC132935881 gene encoding cytochrome c1, heme protein, mitochondrial-like, with product MTSTFSFFKAATRWSKNHKFFLTSFGVLAGGGSSLIYALEQSIHASNDAAHVAKQKWNHNGWFDTLDHASVRRGWEVYKNVCAACHSVEYLAYRELVGVCLTEDEAKAEAAEQMIEDGPDETGAMYKRPGKLSDILPKPYPNQEAARYANGGAYPPDLTYITQARIDGENYIFALLTGYMDPPAGITVGETQHYNPYFPGGAIGMAQALYDEIIEYGDGTPATQSQCAKDVITFLKWCAEPEHDTRKLFAMKAFTILGVLNLVIWYLHRHYWSVLKSRKILQSPKSLFKK from the exons ATGACGAGCACTTTCTCATTTTTTAAGGCCGCTACTAGGTGGTCGAAAAACCACAAATTT tttttgaccAGTTTTGGTGTGTTAGCTGGTGGTGGTAGTTCCCTAATTTATGCACTCGAGCAGTCAATTCATGCTTCTAATGACGCAGCTCATGTGGCTAAACAAAAATGGAATCATAACGGATGGTTTGATACTTTAGATCACGCTAG TGTTCGTCGAGGATGGGAAGTGTACAAAAACGTTTGTGCAGCATGTCATAGCGTTGAGTACTTGGCATATCGTGAGTTAGTTGGAGTATGTCTGACCGAAGATGAAGCCAAAGCTGAAGCTGCAGAACAAATG attgaAGACGGACCTGATGAAACTGGTGCCATGTACAAAAGACCTGGCAAATTATCGGATATATTACCCAAACCTTATCCAAATCAAGAAGCTGCTCGTTATGCTAACGGTGGTGCATACCCACCAGATTTGACTTACATTACTCAAGCTAGAATAGACGGAGAg AATTATATCTTTGCTTTATTGACTGGTTACATGGACCCACCTGCAGGAATCACAGTAGGAGAGACTCAGCATTATAATCCTTACTTCCCCGGAGGTGCTATTGGAATGGCTCAAGCATTATACGATGag ataattgaaTATGGAGATGGAACTCCAGCTACTCAAAGTCAGTGTGCGAAAGATGTTATTACATTCTTAAAATGGTGTGCGGAACCAGAACACGATACTAGAAAATTATTTGCAATGAAA gcaTTTACTATCTTGGGAGTGCTCAACTTGGTAATTTGGTACCTGCATAGACATTATTGGTCGGTGTTGAAGAGTCGAAAGATTTTACAAAGCCCTAAATCATTGTTCAAAAAGTAA